A DNA window from Pseudorasbora parva isolate DD20220531a chromosome 5, ASM2467924v1, whole genome shotgun sequence contains the following coding sequences:
- the creb1b gene encoding cyclic AMP-responsive element-binding protein 1b, which yields MTMESGADAQQGADTAVSENESQQLTQAQIATLAQVTMAAAHGSGTAPTVTLVQLPNGQTVQVHGVIQAAQPSVIQSPQVQTVQISTVAESEDSQESVDSVTDSQKRREILSRRPSYRKILNDLSSDAPGVPRIEEEKSEEDTAPAITTVTVPTPIYQTSSGQYIAITQGGAIQLANNGTDGVQGLQTLTMTNAAAAQQGTTILQYAQTSDGQQILVPSNQVVVQAASGDVQAYQIRTAPTSTIAPGVVMASSPALPSQGGAEEATRKREVRLMKNREAARECRRKKKEYVKCLENRVAVLENQNKTLIEELKALKDLYCHKSE from the exons ATGACCATGGAGTCGGGAGCCGATGCCCAACAGGGTGCAGACACTGCGGTCTCTGAAAATGAAAGCCAACAGCTTACACAGGCCCAAATCGCCACTCTTGCACAG GTAACGATGGCTGCTGCTCATGGAAGTGGCACAGCGCCCACAGTCACCCTGGTGCAGCTGCCCAATGGTCAGACGGTGCAGGTGCACGGAGTGATCCAGGCAGCTCAACCTTCAGTCATTCAGTCACCACAGGTGCAAACTGTCCAG ATTTCCACAGTAGCAGAGAGTGAGGACTCACAGGAGTCAGTGGACAGCGTGACCGACTCTCAAAAGCGAAGAGAGATCCTTTCTAGACGCCCCTCATATAG GAAAATCCTGAATGACCTGTCATCAGACGCTCCAGGAGTTCCGAGAATTGAAGAAGAGAAATCTGAGGAGGACACTGCGCCTGCCATCACTACAGTGACAGTACCAACCCCAATATATCAGACGAGCAGCGGCCAGTACA TCGCCATTACACAGGGTGGAGCTATTCAGCTTGCAAATAACGGCACAGATGGAGTGCAGGGATTGCAGACGCTCACCATGACAAACGCAGCAGCAGCCCAGCAAGGGACCACCATCCTGCAGTACGCCCAGACCAGTGATGGTCAGCAGATACTGGTGCCCAGCAATCAAGTGGTGGTACAAG CTGCTTCTGGAGATGTGCAGGCCTATCAAATTCGTACTGCCCCAACCAGCACTATTGCTCCAGGTGTGGTCATGGCATCCTCCCCAGCCCTGCCAAGCCAAGGAGGTGCAGAAGAGGCCACGCGCAAAAGGGAAGTCCGCCTCATGAAAAACAG AGAAGCTGCTCGTGAGTGCCGTCGGAAGAAAAAGGAATATGTCAAGTGTCTGGAGAACCGTGTGGCTGTTTTGGAGAACCAGAATAAAACGCTCATCGAGGAACTCAAGGCACTCAAAGACCTGTACTGTCACAAATCAGAGTAA